The following are encoded in a window of Novosphingobium sp. ZN18A2 genomic DNA:
- the rplJ gene encoding 50S ribosomal protein L10, translated as MDRSQKAESVASLNAVFNEVGVVVVTRNLGLTVAQSTDLRTKVRDAGANYKVAKNRLAKLATQDTDYAGISDMLTGPTALATSVDPVAAAKAVVEFAKTTDRIEIVGGAMGTQVLDAEGIKALASMPSLDELRGKLVGLIQAPATKIAQLSTAPAAKLARVFGAYAAKEAA; from the coding sequence ATGGATCGTTCGCAGAAAGCCGAGTCGGTCGCATCGCTCAACGCGGTCTTCAACGAGGTCGGCGTGGTGGTTGTCACCCGCAACCTCGGCCTGACGGTGGCCCAGTCCACCGACTTGCGCACGAAGGTCCGCGATGCGGGTGCGAACTACAAGGTCGCGAAGAACCGTCTTGCCAAGCTTGCGACCCAGGACACGGACTATGCCGGCATCAGCGACATGCTGACCGGCCCGACGGCGCTGGCCACTTCGGTGGACCCGGTGGCCGCCGCCAAGGCCGTTGTCGAATTCGCCAAGACGACCGATCGGATCGAGATCGTCGGCGGCGCAATGGGCACGCAGGTTCTCGACGCGGAAGGGATCAAGGCGCTCGCCTCGATGCCGTCGCTCGACGAACTGCGCGGCAAGCTTGTCGGCCTCATCCAGGCTCCGGCGACCAAGATCGCCCAGCTCTCGACCGCTCCGGCGGCCAAGCTGGCGCGCGTCTTCGGCGCCTACGCCGCGAAGGAAGCCGCATAA
- a CDS encoding methyltransferase, protein MTPAPKPAEHPVPALTPEHILQTATGFFAAKTLLTANRFDLFSLLGDGEMTESGIGAATGIQPRGRRDFLDALVALGLLAREGDGPDARYGNTPETATFLDRKSPACIGGFLAMMNDRLYPFWHRLSEALESGELQNEANGGGKPMFETLYEDPARLKQFLEAMEGAQIGNFIALADAFDFSPYSTLADLGGALAPLSRIVAARHPHMKCISLDLPPAEPLARAKVEAAGLSDRVSVGSIDFFTQDFPAADVIAMGNILHDWDETQKRQLIAKAFAALPPGGAFIAIENVIDDARRENVLGLMMSLNMLIETEGGFDYTMADFTGWCRDAGFTRFEKIPLAGAASAAVAWKPG, encoded by the coding sequence ATGACCCCTGCCCCGAAACCAGCCGAGCATCCGGTTCCGGCATTGACCCCGGAACACATCCTGCAGACCGCGACCGGGTTCTTCGCCGCGAAGACGCTGCTCACCGCCAACCGCTTCGACCTTTTCAGCCTGCTTGGCGACGGCGAAATGACCGAAAGCGGGATTGGCGCGGCGACGGGCATCCAGCCCCGCGGGCGGCGGGACTTCCTGGATGCGCTGGTGGCGCTGGGCCTGCTCGCACGCGAAGGCGACGGGCCGGATGCGCGGTATGGCAATACGCCGGAGACGGCCACGTTCCTCGATCGCAAGAGCCCGGCCTGCATCGGCGGGTTCCTGGCGATGATGAACGATCGGCTCTATCCCTTCTGGCACCGCCTTTCCGAAGCGCTGGAAAGCGGCGAATTGCAGAACGAGGCGAACGGCGGCGGCAAGCCGATGTTCGAAACGCTTTATGAAGACCCGGCCCGCCTGAAACAATTTCTCGAGGCGATGGAGGGCGCGCAGATCGGCAACTTCATCGCGCTGGCCGACGCGTTCGATTTTTCGCCTTATTCGACGCTCGCCGACCTCGGCGGCGCACTTGCCCCGCTTTCGCGCATTGTCGCCGCGCGGCACCCGCACATGAAATGTATTTCGCTCGACCTGCCACCGGCAGAGCCACTGGCGCGCGCGAAGGTGGAAGCTGCGGGGCTTTCCGATCGCGTGAGCGTCGGCTCGATAGACTTCTTCACCCAGGATTTCCCTGCGGCGGACGTGATCGCGATGGGCAACATCCTGCACGACTGGGACGAGACGCAGAAAAGACAGCTCATTGCCAAAGCATTCGCCGCACTGCCGCCGGGCGGCGCGTTCATCGCGATAGAGAACGTGATCGATGATGCGCGGCGCGAGAACGTGCTTGGCCTGATGATGAGCCTCAACATGCTGATCGAGACCGAAGGCGGGTTCGACTACACGATGGCCGATTTCACCGGATGGTGCCGGGACGCGGGCTTCACCCGGTTCGAAAAGATTCCCCTCGCCGGCGCGGCCAGCGCGGCGGTTGCGTGGAAACCGGGGTGA
- the rpoB gene encoding DNA-directed RNA polymerase subunit beta yields the protein MATKAQTPPRASAKKRIRKIFGDIHEVVQMPNLIEVQRESYEQFLRSDPATGYVSGLEKTLRSVFPIQDFAGTASLDIKEKDGYVLEPPKYDVNECRQRGITYAAPMKVTLKLATFEVDPDTETKSLIDIKEQDVYMGDMPLMTQNGTFIINGTERVIVSQMHRSPGVLFDHDRGKTHSSGKYLFAARVIPYRGSWLDFEFDAKDIVNVRIDRKRKLPVTALLYALGLDSEEILHHFYDTVFWERGEGGWRVPFVLEQWRGAKPTFDIVDAKSGEVIFPAGQKISPRAANKAQKDGLEELLIPTEEIFGRYAARDLIDESTGRIWIEAGDEVSPENLEVLDKAGVDRLELLDIDHMNTGPWIRNTMKADKAEDRDHALAEIYRVMRPGEPPTRETAEALFEGLFFDPDRYDLSAVGRVKLNMRLGLDAADTVTTLRTEDILAVVKELVDLKDGKGEVDDIDNLGNRRVRSVGELLENQYRVGLLRMERAVKERMSSVDVSTVMPNDLINAKPAVAAVREFFGSSQLSQFMDQTNPLSEVTHKRRVSALGPGGLTRERAGFEVRDVHPTHYGRICPIETPEGPNIGLINSLSTFARVNKYGFIETPYRKVIDGKVTREVVYLSAMEEQKNTVAQASAELNEDGSFVEELVSAREAGEFVMSPRENVTLMDVSPKQLVSVAASLIPFLENDDANRALMGSNMQRQAVPLVKAEAPFVGTGMEGTVARDSGAAIAALRDGIVDQVDATRIVIRASGDIEPGQSGVDIYTLQKFQRSNQNTCINQRPLVKVGDIVAKGDILADGPSTELGELALGRNSLVAFMPWNGYNYEDSILISERIVKDDVFTSIHIEEFEVMARDTKLGPEDITRDIPNVGEEALRNLDEAGIVYIGAEVHPGDILVGKITPKGESPMTPEEKLLRAIFGEKASDVRDTSLRLPPGVAGTIVEVRVFNRHGIEIDDRTRAIQNEEIERLAKDREDERAILNRATYNRLRDMLLGQTASAAPKGVKKAVEIDEQVLADVEKHEWWKFAVADDRVQGQLEAVKTQYDEAVKQIQEKFEDRKEKLERGDELAPGVLKMVKVFVAVKRKLQPGDKMAGRHGNKGVISRILPQEDMPFLEDGTPVDIVLNPLGVPSRMNVGQIFETHLGMAARGLGQQVTAALEEWRHANPDPEAAAPPTAVVDKLKDIYGENYHAEIEERSTPEIVELATNLKNGVPMGTPVFDGAREADVSDMLAKAGYNTSGQVTLFDGRTGDAFDRKVTVGYIYMLKLHHLVDDKIHARSIGPYSLVTQQPLGGKAQFGGQRFGEMEVWALQAYGAAYTLQEMLTVKSDDVVGRTKVYEAIVKGDDTFEAGIPESFNVLVKEMRSLGLNVELSSLDSDEDDDGLAEAAE from the coding sequence ATGGCGACCAAGGCCCAGACCCCCCCGCGCGCGAGTGCGAAGAAGCGCATCCGCAAGATCTTCGGCGACATCCACGAAGTGGTGCAGATGCCGAACCTGATCGAGGTCCAGCGCGAATCGTATGAACAGTTCCTGCGCTCCGATCCGGCCACCGGCTATGTCTCGGGCCTGGAAAAGACGCTGCGGTCGGTCTTCCCGATCCAGGATTTCGCGGGCACCGCCAGCCTGGATATCAAGGAAAAGGACGGTTACGTCCTCGAGCCGCCGAAGTACGACGTGAACGAATGCCGCCAGCGCGGCATCACGTATGCGGCACCGATGAAGGTGACGCTGAAGCTTGCCACCTTCGAAGTCGATCCCGACACGGAAACGAAGTCGCTCATCGATATCAAGGAGCAGGACGTTTACATGGGCGACATGCCGCTCATGACGCAGAACGGCACCTTCATCATCAACGGCACCGAGCGCGTGATCGTGTCGCAGATGCACCGTTCGCCGGGCGTGCTGTTCGACCATGATCGCGGCAAGACGCACTCTTCGGGCAAGTACCTGTTCGCCGCGCGCGTGATTCCCTATCGCGGTTCGTGGCTGGATTTCGAGTTCGACGCGAAGGACATCGTCAACGTCCGTATCGACCGCAAGCGCAAGCTGCCGGTTACCGCGCTGCTTTATGCCCTGGGCCTCGACAGCGAGGAAATCCTCCACCACTTCTACGACACTGTGTTCTGGGAGCGTGGTGAGGGTGGCTGGCGCGTGCCTTTCGTGCTGGAACAGTGGCGCGGCGCGAAGCCGACGTTCGACATCGTCGATGCGAAGTCCGGCGAAGTGATCTTCCCCGCCGGCCAGAAGATCAGCCCGCGTGCCGCCAACAAGGCGCAGAAGGACGGGCTTGAGGAACTGCTGATCCCGACCGAGGAAATCTTCGGCCGCTATGCCGCGCGCGACCTGATCGACGAATCGACCGGGCGCATCTGGATCGAGGCGGGCGACGAGGTTTCGCCGGAGAACCTTGAAGTTCTCGACAAGGCGGGCGTCGACCGGCTCGAGCTGCTCGATATCGACCACATGAATACCGGCCCGTGGATCCGCAACACGATGAAGGCCGACAAGGCCGAGGATCGCGATCACGCGCTGGCCGAAATCTATCGCGTGATGCGCCCCGGCGAACCGCCGACGCGCGAAACCGCCGAAGCGCTGTTCGAGGGCCTGTTCTTCGATCCCGACCGCTATGACCTTTCGGCGGTGGGCCGCGTGAAGCTGAACATGCGCCTTGGCCTCGATGCCGCGGACACCGTCACCACGCTGCGCACCGAGGATATCCTCGCCGTGGTCAAGGAACTGGTGGACCTGAAGGACGGCAAGGGCGAAGTCGACGATATCGACAACCTCGGCAACCGCCGCGTCCGGTCTGTGGGCGAACTGCTGGAGAACCAGTACCGCGTCGGCCTGCTGCGCATGGAACGCGCGGTGAAGGAGCGTATGTCGTCAGTCGACGTGTCGACCGTGATGCCGAACGACCTGATCAACGCGAAGCCCGCCGTGGCCGCGGTGCGCGAGTTCTTCGGTTCCAGCCAGCTCTCGCAGTTCATGGACCAGACCAACCCGCTGTCCGAAGTGACGCACAAGCGCCGCGTTTCGGCGCTTGGGCCGGGCGGCCTCACGCGTGAACGCGCGGGCTTCGAAGTCCGCGACGTCCACCCCACGCACTATGGCCGCATCTGCCCGATCGAGACGCCAGAAGGCCCGAACATCGGCCTGATCAACTCGCTGAGCACCTTTGCCCGCGTCAACAAGTACGGCTTCATCGAGACGCCGTATCGCAAGGTGATCGACGGCAAGGTGACCCGCGAAGTGGTCTATCTTTCGGCGATGGAAGAGCAGAAGAACACCGTTGCGCAGGCGTCCGCCGAACTGAACGAGGACGGCTCCTTCGTGGAGGAACTGGTCTCGGCGCGCGAAGCCGGCGAATTCGTGATGTCGCCCCGTGAAAACGTGACGCTGATGGACGTTTCGCCCAAGCAGCTCGTCTCGGTGGCCGCTTCGCTGATTCCGTTCCTGGAAAACGATGACGCCAACCGCGCGCTGATGGGCTCGAACATGCAGCGCCAGGCGGTGCCGCTGGTCAAGGCCGAGGCTCCGTTCGTGGGCACCGGCATGGAAGGCACCGTGGCGCGCGATTCGGGCGCCGCGATCGCCGCGCTGCGCGACGGCATCGTCGACCAGGTGGACGCCACCCGCATCGTGATCCGCGCCAGCGGCGATATCGAACCCGGCCAGTCGGGCGTCGATATCTACACGTTGCAGAAGTTCCAGCGTTCGAACCAGAACACCTGCATCAACCAGCGTCCGCTGGTGAAGGTGGGCGATATCGTCGCCAAGGGCGATATCCTGGCCGACGGTCCTTCCACCGAGCTGGGCGAACTGGCGCTGGGCCGCAACAGCCTCGTCGCGTTCATGCCGTGGAACGGCTACAACTATGAAGACTCGATCCTGATCTCCGAACGGATCGTGAAGGACGACGTCTTCACCTCGATCCACATCGAGGAATTCGAAGTCATGGCCCGCGACACCAAGCTGGGGCCGGAAGACATCACCCGCGACATCCCGAACGTGGGCGAGGAAGCGCTGCGCAACCTCGACGAGGCGGGCATCGTCTATATCGGCGCCGAAGTGCACCCGGGCGATATCCTGGTCGGCAAGATCACGCCGAAGGGCGAAAGCCCGATGACGCCGGAGGAAAAGCTCCTCCGCGCGATCTTCGGTGAAAAGGCCAGCGACGTGCGCGACACCTCGCTGCGCCTGCCGCCGGGCGTTGCCGGCACGATCGTGGAAGTGCGCGTGTTCAACCGCCACGGCATCGAGATCGATGACCGTACCCGCGCGATCCAGAACGAGGAAATCGAGAGGCTAGCCAAGGACCGCGAGGACGAACGCGCGATACTCAACCGCGCCACCTACAACCGCCTGCGCGACATGCTTCTGGGCCAGACCGCTTCGGCCGCGCCCAAGGGTGTGAAGAAGGCCGTGGAGATCGACGAGCAGGTGCTTGCCGATGTCGAAAAGCACGAGTGGTGGAAGTTCGCCGTCGCCGATGACAGGGTGCAGGGCCAGCTCGAAGCGGTGAAGACCCAGTACGACGAGGCCGTGAAGCAGATCCAGGAGAAGTTCGAGGACCGCAAGGAAAAGCTCGAACGCGGTGACGAACTGGCGCCGGGCGTGCTCAAGATGGTCAAGGTCTTCGTTGCGGTGAAGCGCAAGCTGCAGCCGGGCGACAAGATGGCCGGCCGTCACGGTAACAAGGGCGTCATCTCGCGGATTCTCCCGCAGGAAGACATGCCGTTCCTTGAAGACGGTACGCCGGTCGACATCGTGCTGAACCCGCTGGGCGTGCCTTCGCGCATGAACGTGGGGCAGATCTTCGAAACGCACCTTGGCATGGCCGCGCGCGGCCTTGGCCAGCAGGTTACAGCCGCGCTCGAGGAATGGCGTCACGCCAATCCCGATCCGGAGGCCGCCGCGCCGCCGACCGCGGTGGTCGACAAGCTCAAGGACATCTACGGCGAGAACTACCACGCCGAGATCGAGGAGCGCTCCACGCCCGAGATCGTGGAACTGGCGACCAACCTGAAGAACGGCGTTCCGATGGGCACCCCGGTGTTCGACGGTGCGCGCGAGGCCGACGTGTCGGACATGCTGGCGAAGGCCGGATACAACACCAGCGGGCAGGTCACCCTGTTCGACGGGCGTACCGGCGATGCCTTCGACCGCAAGGTGACCGTGGGCTACATCTACATGCTGAAGCTGCACCACCTGGTCGACGACAAGATCCACGCGCGTTCGATCGGGCCGTACTCGCTCGTCACCCAGCAGCCGCTGGGCGGCAAGGCGCAGTTCGGCGGCCAGCGCTTCGGTGAGATGGAGGTCTGGGCGCTCCAGGCCTATGGCGCCGCGTACACGCTGCAGGAAATGCTGACGGTGAAGTCCGACGACGTGGTCGGCCGCACCAAGGTCTATGAAGCGATCGTCAAGGGCGACGACACCTTCGAGGCCGGCATTCCCGAAAGCTTCAACGTGCTCGTCAAGGAAATGCGCTCGCTGGGCCTCAACGTCGAACTGTCCTCGCTCGACAGCGACGAGGACGACGACGGGCTTGCCGAGGCGGCGGAGTGA
- the rpoC gene encoding DNA-directed RNA polymerase subunit beta', with product MNDLTKFTNQMAKPETFDQIQIGLASPERIRSWSFGEIKKPETINYRTFKPERDGLFCARIFGPVKDYECLCGKYKRMKYKGVVCEKCGVEVTVTKVRRERMGHIELAAPVAHIWFLKSLPSRIGLLLDMQLKQLERVLYFESYIVTEPGLTPLEKFQLITEDELYEYQDEYGEDAFSAGIGAEAVKLMLMDLDLEQERKDLMEELATTKSELKPKKIIKRLKVVESFIDSGNRPEWMILDVVPVIPPELRPLVPLDGGRFATSDLNDLYRRVINRNNRLKRLIELRAPDIIVRNEKRMLQEAVDALFDNGRRGRVITGANKRPLKSLSDMLKGKQGRFRQNLLGKRVDYSGRSVIVTGPELKLHQCGLPKKMALELFKPFIYARLDAKGLSMTLKQAKKWVEKERKEVWDILDEVIREHPVMLNRAPTLHRLGIQAFEPVLIEGKAIQLHPLVCSAFNADFDGDQMAVHVPLSLEAQLEARVLMMSTNNILSPANGKPIIVPSQDMVLGLYYLSMDRQGEPGEGMLLADMAEVHQALNAGAVTLHSKIVARVPQTDEKGEQYLKRFETTPGRMLIGECLPKSHKVPFETVNRLLTKKDIGDVIDEVYRHTGQKDTVLFADAIMTLGFRHAFKAGISFGKDDMIIPDSKDQMVEETKSLVADYEQQYQDGLITQQEKYNKVIDAWSRCGDQVANAMMEEIKATPLDENGREAPINSIYMMSHSGARGSPTQMKQLAGMRGLMAKPSGEIIETPIISNFKEGLTVLEYFNSTHGARKGLADTALKTANSGYLTRRLVDVSQDCVVIVEDCGTERALEMRAIVQGGSVIASLGERILGRTLAEDLVDAKSGEVIVEKGALLDEPAIKKIEDAGVQSAKIRSPLVCEAEQGVCATCYGRDLARGTPVNIGEAVGVIAAQSIGEPGTQLTMRTFHIGGAAQLNEQSHLEAISDGTVEYRDIPTIVDKRGRLLSLARNGEIVVIDAEGRERALHRVPYGTHLLHENGATVKQGDRLAEWDPFTLPVITEKPGVVKYQDLIDGKTLTEQVDEATGIAQRVVTENRATGRAKKEDLRPRLTLLDDASGEAARYMMAPGTTLSVEDGQQVDAGDILARASREAAKTRDITGGLPRVAELFEARKPKDNSIIAKIAGRIEFVRDYKAKRKIAIIPEEGDPVEYLIPKSRVIDVQEGDWVKKGDNLISGSPDPHDILEVMGVEALAEYLVAEIQEVYRLQGVKINDKHIEVIVRQMLQKVEITDGGDTTLLPGEQVDLEEMNEINSKLTGGQKPAEGKPVLLGITKASLQTRSFISAASFQETTRVLTQAAVEGKRDSLIGLKENVIVGRLIPAGTGAGMNRMRVAASSRDAALRAQYRKLQESLIAPETAAQEHAAELQEGPEAAIGDDPLAAVEGETHGTDADAGDYLMKEGKEGDEA from the coding sequence ATGAACGACCTGACCAAGTTCACCAACCAGATGGCGAAGCCCGAAACCTTCGACCAGATCCAGATCGGCCTTGCCAGCCCCGAGCGCATCCGCTCGTGGTCGTTCGGCGAGATCAAGAAGCCCGAGACGATCAACTACCGCACGTTCAAGCCCGAACGTGACGGGTTGTTCTGCGCGCGCATCTTCGGCCCCGTGAAGGACTATGAGTGCCTGTGCGGCAAGTACAAGCGCATGAAGTACAAGGGCGTCGTCTGCGAAAAGTGCGGCGTCGAAGTCACCGTGACCAAGGTCCGGCGCGAGCGCATGGGCCACATCGAACTGGCCGCGCCCGTCGCGCACATCTGGTTCCTGAAGTCGCTGCCTTCGCGCATCGGCCTGCTGCTCGACATGCAGCTCAAGCAGCTTGAGCGCGTGCTCTATTTTGAAAGCTACATCGTCACCGAACCGGGGCTGACCCCGCTCGAAAAGTTCCAGCTCATCACCGAGGACGAGCTTTACGAGTACCAGGACGAGTACGGCGAAGACGCGTTCAGCGCCGGCATCGGCGCCGAAGCGGTCAAGCTGATGCTGATGGATCTCGACCTCGAACAGGAACGCAAGGACCTGATGGAGGAACTCGCCACCACCAAGAGCGAGCTGAAGCCCAAGAAGATCATCAAGCGCCTGAAGGTTGTCGAAAGCTTCATCGATTCGGGCAACCGTCCCGAATGGATGATTCTCGATGTCGTGCCGGTCATTCCGCCCGAACTGCGCCCGCTGGTGCCGCTCGACGGTGGCCGCTTCGCCACGTCGGACCTCAACGACCTCTATCGCCGCGTCATCAACCGCAACAACCGCCTGAAGCGCCTGATCGAACTGCGCGCGCCCGATATCATCGTGCGCAACGAAAAGCGCATGCTGCAGGAAGCGGTCGATGCGCTGTTCGACAATGGCCGCCGCGGCCGTGTGATCACCGGCGCCAACAAGCGCCCGCTGAAGTCGCTGTCCGACATGCTGAAGGGCAAGCAGGGCCGCTTCCGCCAGAACCTGCTTGGCAAGCGCGTCGACTATTCGGGCCGTTCGGTCATCGTGACCGGGCCGGAACTCAAGCTGCACCAGTGCGGGTTGCCCAAGAAGATGGCGCTCGAACTGTTCAAGCCGTTCATCTACGCCCGTCTCGACGCCAAGGGCCTGTCGATGACGCTGAAGCAGGCGAAGAAGTGGGTGGAGAAGGAACGCAAGGAAGTCTGGGACATCCTTGACGAAGTGATCCGCGAACACCCGGTGATGCTCAACCGCGCGCCCACGCTTCACCGTCTGGGCATCCAGGCGTTCGAGCCGGTGCTGATCGAAGGCAAGGCGATCCAGCTTCACCCGCTGGTCTGCTCGGCCTTCAACGCCGACTTCGACGGTGACCAGATGGCCGTGCACGTCCCGCTGAGCCTTGAGGCCCAGTTGGAAGCGCGCGTGCTGATGATGAGCACCAACAACATCCTCTCGCCCGCCAACGGCAAGCCGATCATCGTTCCTTCGCAGGACATGGTGCTGGGCCTCTATTACCTGTCGATGGACCGTCAGGGCGAGCCGGGTGAAGGCATGCTGCTGGCCGACATGGCCGAAGTGCACCAGGCGCTGAACGCCGGGGCGGTGACGCTCCACTCGAAGATCGTGGCCCGCGTGCCGCAGACCGACGAGAAGGGCGAACAGTACCTGAAGCGCTTCGAAACCACGCCGGGCCGCATGCTGATCGGCGAATGCCTGCCCAAGAGCCACAAGGTGCCCTTCGAGACGGTCAACCGCCTGCTCACCAAGAAGGACATCGGCGACGTGATCGACGAGGTCTATCGCCACACCGGCCAGAAGGACACGGTGCTGTTCGCCGACGCGATCATGACGCTGGGCTTCCGCCACGCGTTCAAGGCGGGCATTTCGTTCGGCAAGGACGACATGATCATCCCCGACAGCAAGGACCAGATGGTCGAGGAAACCAAGTCACTGGTTGCCGACTATGAACAGCAGTACCAGGACGGCCTGATCACCCAGCAGGAAAAGTACAACAAGGTGATCGACGCCTGGAGCCGCTGCGGCGACCAGGTGGCGAATGCGATGATGGAAGAGATCAAGGCCACCCCGCTCGACGAGAACGGGCGCGAGGCTCCGATCAACTCGATCTATATGATGAGCCACTCCGGCGCGCGTGGTTCGCCAACGCAGATGAAGCAGCTTGCCGGCATGCGCGGCCTGATGGCCAAGCCTTCGGGCGAGATCATCGAAACGCCGATCATCTCGAACTTCAAGGAAGGCCTGACCGTCCTTGAATACTTCAACTCGACCCACGGCGCCCGCAAGGGGCTGGCCGATACCGCGCTCAAGACGGCGAACTCGGGCTACCTGACCCGCCGTCTTGTCGACGTGTCGCAGGATTGTGTCGTCATCGTCGAGGATTGCGGAACCGAACGGGCGCTGGAAATGCGCGCGATCGTGCAGGGCGGTTCGGTCATCGCGTCGCTTGGCGAACGCATCCTGGGCCGCACCCTTGCCGAAGACCTTGTCGACGCGAAGTCGGGCGAAGTCATCGTCGAGAAGGGCGCCCTGCTGGATGAGCCCGCGATCAAGAAGATCGAGGATGCAGGCGTGCAGTCCGCCAAGATCCGCTCGCCGCTGGTTTGCGAGGCGGAACAGGGCGTCTGCGCCACCTGCTATGGCCGCGACCTTGCGCGCGGTACGCCGGTCAACATCGGCGAGGCCGTGGGTGTCATCGCCGCGCAGTCGATCGGCGAGCCGGGCACGCAGCTTACCATGCGTACCTTCCACATCGGCGGCGCGGCCCAGCTGAACGAACAGTCTCACCTCGAGGCGATCTCGGACGGCACGGTCGAATACCGCGACATCCCGACCATCGTGGACAAGCGCGGCCGCCTGCTGTCGCTCGCCCGCAATGGCGAGATCGTCGTGATCGACGCCGAAGGGCGTGAACGCGCGCTGCACCGCGTGCCTTACGGTACGCACCTGCTCCATGAGAACGGAGCGACGGTGAAGCAGGGCGATCGCCTGGCCGAGTGGGACCCGTTCACCCTGCCGGTGATCACCGAAAAGCCGGGCGTGGTGAAGTACCAGGACCTGATCGACGGCAAGACCCTGACCGAACAGGTCGACGAGGCGACCGGCATCGCGCAGCGCGTGGTGACCGAAAACCGCGCCACGGGTCGCGCCAAGAAGGAAGACCTTCGTCCGCGCCTGACCTTGCTGGACGATGCGTCGGGTGAAGCCGCGCGCTATATGATGGCGCCGGGCACCACGCTGTCGGTCGAGGACGGCCAGCAGGTTGATGCGGGTGACATCCTCGCCCGCGCCAGCCGCGAAGCCGCCAAGACGCGCGACATCACCGGTGGTCTGCCGCGCGTTGCCGAACTGTTCGAAGCGCGCAAGCCGAAGGATAACTCGATCATCGCGAAGATCGCGGGCCGTATCGAGTTCGTTCGCGACTACAAGGCCAAGCGCAAGATCGCGATCATTCCGGAAGAGGGCGATCCGGTGGAATACCTGATCCCCAAGAGCCGCGTGATCGACGTGCAGGAAGGCGACTGGGTCAAGAAGGGCGACAACCTGATTTCGGGCTCGCCCGATCCGCACGACATCCTGGAAGTCATGGGCGTTGAAGCCCTGGCCGAATACCTCGTGGCGGAAATCCAGGAAGTCTATCGCTTGCAGGGCGTGAAGATCAACGACAAGCACATCGAGGTGATCGTTCGCCAGATGCTCCAGAAGGTCGAGATCACCGACGGAGGCGACACCACCCTGCTGCCGGGCGAACAGGTCGACCTCGAAGAGATGAACGAGATCAACAGCAAGCTGACCGGGGGCCAGAAGCCCGCGGAAGGCAAGCCGGTTCTGCTGGGCATCACCAAGGCTTCGCTGCAAACGCGTTCGTTCATTTCGGCGGCTTCGTTCCAGGAGACCACCCGCGTGCTCACGCAGGCGGCGGTCGAGGGCAAGCGCGATTCGCTGATCGGTCTGAAGGAGAACGTCATCGTCGGCCGTCTCATCCCCGCCGGTACCGGCGCGGGCATGAACCGGATGCGCGTTGCCGCCTCCAGCCGCGATGCCGCGCTGCGCGCGCAGTACCGCAAGCTGCAGGAATCGCTGATCGCGCCCGAAACCGCGGCGCAAGAGCATGCAGCCGAGCTTCAGGAAGGCCCGGAAGCGGCGATCGGCGACGATCCGCTGGCGGCGGTCGAGGGTGAAACCCACGGCACTGACGCGGATGCCGGCGACTACCTGATGAAGGAAGGCAAGGAAGGCGACGAAGCGTAA